One part of the Glycine soja cultivar W05 chromosome 11, ASM419377v2, whole genome shotgun sequence genome encodes these proteins:
- the LOC114376418 gene encoding pre-mRNA-splicing factor CWC22 homolog isoform X2 → MARRSSSESEDDERYRYRRRGAENGKKSSGHRDDGHSGEERSGAKRDGGMRGDRKSTSRDRKEESESSEEEGQIVNKEGVREEKGEDERLRRGGREDEGDGWGGRDSRPGNDQGERRGKKESHRLHHGDRWRGGEEDRWRFKDCHPHSDSKEEDHRELARKSERDRDRDRKRKVERGGDNERDRHACHDSDEEDDREFARKSERGRDRDRRRRVEKDGDNERNHREKDVSRRQEENGKKNDRNGRMVEDANPRRGTIPGGNLNGDVSNLGKSGGVYIPPFKMAMMMKEVQDKSSVEYQRLTWDALRKSINGLVNKVNATNIKNIIPELFAENLIRGRGLFCRSCMKSQMASPGFTDVFAALVAVVNTKFPEVGDLLLRRIVLQLKRAYKRNDKPQLLAAVKFIAHLVNQQAAHEIIALELLTVLLEKPTDDSVEVAVGFVTECGSILQDLSPKGLHGIFERFRGILHEGEIDKRVQFLIEGLFAIRKAKFQGYPAVRPELDLVEQEDQITHEVSLDEEIDPEISLDIFKPDPNFLENEKRYEELKKSMLGEESEDDEEGLDAESDDDDEDDDSDEEDEEEMQIKDETETNLVNLRRTIYLTIMSSVDFEEAGHKLLKIKLEPGQEMELCIMLLECCSQERTYLRYYGLLGQRFCMINKVHQENFEKCFVQQYSMIHRLETNKLRNVAKFFAHLLGTDALPWHVLSYIRLTEEDTTSSSRIFIKILFQELSEHLGIRLLNERLNDLTMQESFESIFPKDNPKNTRFCINFFTSIGLGGLTENLREYLKNMPRLIMQQQKQVSESESDDESGSSDSSDSGSASSDSDSDSASSDETDRASDRRQRKRRRK, encoded by the exons ATGGCGAGAAGAAGCAGCAGCGAGTCTGAGGATGAC GAGAGGTATAGGTATCGGCGGCGCGGTGCTGAGAATGGTAAGAAGAGTTCCGGTCACCGTGATGACGGTCATTCGGGGGAAGAACGAAGCGGAGCCAAGAGGGATGGTGGAATGCGAGGTGATAGGAAGAGTACGAGTAGGGACAGAAAGGAGGAGTCTGAGAGCTCTGAGGAGGAGGGTCAGATTGTGAACAAAGAAGGGGTTAGGGAAGAGAAGGGAGAGGATGAGAGATTGCGGCGTGGAGGgagagaagatgaaggagatggcTGGGGTGGTAGGGATTCTCGTCCAGGGAATGACCAGGGTGAAAGGCGGGGGAAGAAGGAGAGTCACAGATTGCATCATGGCGATAGATGGCGTGGAGGTGAGGAGGACAGATGGAGATTTAAGGATTGCCACCCACATAGTGATTCGAAGGAGGAGGATCACAGGGAGCTGGCCAGGAaatcagaaagggatagagatagagatAGGAAGCGGAAAGTTGAAAGGGGTGGAGACAATGAGAGGGATCGCCATGCATGTCATGATTCGGATGAAGAAGATGATAGGGAGTTTGCTAGGAAATCAGAGAGGGGTAGGGATAGGGATAGGAGGCGTAGAGTTGAAAAGGATGGTGACAATGAGAGGAACCACAGGGAGAAGGATGTGAGCAGGCGGCAAGAAGAAAATGGGAAGAAAAATGACAGAAATGGAAGAATGGTTGAAGATGCAAATCCTCGACGGGGAACAATACCAGGAGGTAACTTGAATGGTGATGTATCTAATTTGGGCAAGAGTGGAGGTGTTTACATTCCCCCCTTTAAGATGgcaatgatgatgaaagaagttcAGGATAAAAGTAGTGTAGAATATCAAAGGTTAACGTGGGATGCTCTGAGAAAGAGCATTAATGGGCTTGTAAATAAGGTTAATGctactaatataaaaaatattattccgGAATTGTTTGCGGAAAACCTGATCAGGGGAAGGGGACTCTTTTGTCGGTCGTGTATGAAGTCTCAGATGGCATCTCCGGGATTTACGGATGTTTTTGCTGCCTTGGTTGCTGTTGTTAATACCAAGTTTCCTGAGGTGGGGGATCTTTTGCTAAGAAGGATTGTTTTGCAGCTTAAGAGAGCTTATAAGCGAAATGACAAG CCTCAATTACTAGCAGCTGTCAAATTTATAGCACATCTGGTGAATCAGCAAGCAGCTCATGAGATCATTGCTCTAGAGTTACTCACAGTTTTACTCGAGAAACCTACTGATGACAGTGTGGAAGTAGCTGTTGGTTTTGTCACAGAATGTGGTTCAATACTGCAGGATCTCTCACCTAAAGGCCTTCATG gtatctttgagcgTTTTCGTGGAATTCTTCATGAAGGAGAAATTGACAAACGTGTTCAGTTTCTGATAGAAGGCTTATTTGCAATAAGAAAAGCGAAATTTCAG GGCTATCCAGCTGTTCGTCCTGAACTGGATCTTGTGGAGCAGGAAGATCAGATAACTCATGAAGTCTCCTTGGATGAGGAGATAGATCCAGAGATTTCCCTTG ATATATTCAAGCCAGACCCCAATTTCTTGGAGAATGAGAAGCGTTATGAAGAGTTGAAGAAATCAATGCTGGGTGAGGAGTCTGAGGATGATGAGGAAGGCTTGGATGCTGAGTCAGATGATGACGATGAAGATGATGACTCTgatgaagaggatgaagaagagaTGCAAATAAAAGATGAAACAGAGACAAATCTTGTTAATCTTCGAAGGACAATATACTTAACAATTATGTCTAGTGTTGATTTTGAGGAAGCTGGTCATAAGCTTCTGAAAATTAAGCTAGAGCCGGGTCAAGAG ATGGAATTGTGCATTATGCTTTTGGAATGTTGCAGCCAAGAGAGAACTTATCTTCGATATTATGGTCTTCTGGGGCAGCGTTTCTGCATGATCAACAAAGTACAccaagaaaattttgaaaagtgtTTTGTGCAGCAGTACTCAATGATTCACCGACTTGAAACAAATAAACTGCGAAATGTGGCAAAGTTTTTTGCTCATTTACTTGGCACAGATGCTCTACCTTGGCATGTTTTATCTTATATACGCTTGACTGAAGAGGACACAACTTCTTCTTCACGTATATTTATTAAGATTCTCTTCCAG GAATTATCAGAACATCTTGGAATCCGACTGCTAAATGAGCGATTAAATGATCTAACAATGCAAGAATCTTTTGAATCCATATTTCCAAAAGATAATCCAAAAAACACACGGTTCTGCATTAACTTCTTTACATCTATTGGTCTTGGTGGTCTTACCGAGAACCTACGTGAGTATTTGAAGAATATGCCACGTCTTATCATGCAACAACAGAAACAAGTTTCAGAATCTGAATCAGATGATGAGTCAGGGAGTTCTGATTCATCAGATTCTGGATCAGCTAGTTCAGACTCAGACTCAGACTCAGCAAGTTCTGATGAAACTGACCGTGCGAGTGACAGAAGACAAAGAAAGCGGAGGAGAAAGTGA
- the LOC114376418 gene encoding pre-mRNA-splicing factor CWC22 homolog isoform X1, whose product MARRSSSESEDDARKRSGSESEDEERYRYRRRGAENGKKSSGHRDDGHSGEERSGAKRDGGMRGDRKSTSRDRKEESESSEEEGQIVNKEGVREEKGEDERLRRGGREDEGDGWGGRDSRPGNDQGERRGKKESHRLHHGDRWRGGEEDRWRFKDCHPHSDSKEEDHRELARKSERDRDRDRKRKVERGGDNERDRHACHDSDEEDDREFARKSERGRDRDRRRRVEKDGDNERNHREKDVSRRQEENGKKNDRNGRMVEDANPRRGTIPGGNLNGDVSNLGKSGGVYIPPFKMAMMMKEVQDKSSVEYQRLTWDALRKSINGLVNKVNATNIKNIIPELFAENLIRGRGLFCRSCMKSQMASPGFTDVFAALVAVVNTKFPEVGDLLLRRIVLQLKRAYKRNDKPQLLAAVKFIAHLVNQQAAHEIIALELLTVLLEKPTDDSVEVAVGFVTECGSILQDLSPKGLHGIFERFRGILHEGEIDKRVQFLIEGLFAIRKAKFQGYPAVRPELDLVEQEDQITHEVSLDEEIDPEISLDIFKPDPNFLENEKRYEELKKSMLGEESEDDEEGLDAESDDDDEDDDSDEEDEEEMQIKDETETNLVNLRRTIYLTIMSSVDFEEAGHKLLKIKLEPGQEMELCIMLLECCSQERTYLRYYGLLGQRFCMINKVHQENFEKCFVQQYSMIHRLETNKLRNVAKFFAHLLGTDALPWHVLSYIRLTEEDTTSSSRIFIKILFQELSEHLGIRLLNERLNDLTMQESFESIFPKDNPKNTRFCINFFTSIGLGGLTENLREYLKNMPRLIMQQQKQVSESESDDESGSSDSSDSGSASSDSDSDSASSDETDRASDRRQRKRRRK is encoded by the exons ATGGCGAGAAGAAGCAGCAGCGAGTCTGAGGATGACGCGAGGAAGCGCAGTGGCAGCGAATCTGAGGATGAGGAGAGGTATAGGTATCGGCGGCGCGGTGCTGAGAATGGTAAGAAGAGTTCCGGTCACCGTGATGACGGTCATTCGGGGGAAGAACGAAGCGGAGCCAAGAGGGATGGTGGAATGCGAGGTGATAGGAAGAGTACGAGTAGGGACAGAAAGGAGGAGTCTGAGAGCTCTGAGGAGGAGGGTCAGATTGTGAACAAAGAAGGGGTTAGGGAAGAGAAGGGAGAGGATGAGAGATTGCGGCGTGGAGGgagagaagatgaaggagatggcTGGGGTGGTAGGGATTCTCGTCCAGGGAATGACCAGGGTGAAAGGCGGGGGAAGAAGGAGAGTCACAGATTGCATCATGGCGATAGATGGCGTGGAGGTGAGGAGGACAGATGGAGATTTAAGGATTGCCACCCACATAGTGATTCGAAGGAGGAGGATCACAGGGAGCTGGCCAGGAaatcagaaagggatagagatagagatAGGAAGCGGAAAGTTGAAAGGGGTGGAGACAATGAGAGGGATCGCCATGCATGTCATGATTCGGATGAAGAAGATGATAGGGAGTTTGCTAGGAAATCAGAGAGGGGTAGGGATAGGGATAGGAGGCGTAGAGTTGAAAAGGATGGTGACAATGAGAGGAACCACAGGGAGAAGGATGTGAGCAGGCGGCAAGAAGAAAATGGGAAGAAAAATGACAGAAATGGAAGAATGGTTGAAGATGCAAATCCTCGACGGGGAACAATACCAGGAGGTAACTTGAATGGTGATGTATCTAATTTGGGCAAGAGTGGAGGTGTTTACATTCCCCCCTTTAAGATGgcaatgatgatgaaagaagttcAGGATAAAAGTAGTGTAGAATATCAAAGGTTAACGTGGGATGCTCTGAGAAAGAGCATTAATGGGCTTGTAAATAAGGTTAATGctactaatataaaaaatattattccgGAATTGTTTGCGGAAAACCTGATCAGGGGAAGGGGACTCTTTTGTCGGTCGTGTATGAAGTCTCAGATGGCATCTCCGGGATTTACGGATGTTTTTGCTGCCTTGGTTGCTGTTGTTAATACCAAGTTTCCTGAGGTGGGGGATCTTTTGCTAAGAAGGATTGTTTTGCAGCTTAAGAGAGCTTATAAGCGAAATGACAAG CCTCAATTACTAGCAGCTGTCAAATTTATAGCACATCTGGTGAATCAGCAAGCAGCTCATGAGATCATTGCTCTAGAGTTACTCACAGTTTTACTCGAGAAACCTACTGATGACAGTGTGGAAGTAGCTGTTGGTTTTGTCACAGAATGTGGTTCAATACTGCAGGATCTCTCACCTAAAGGCCTTCATG gtatctttgagcgTTTTCGTGGAATTCTTCATGAAGGAGAAATTGACAAACGTGTTCAGTTTCTGATAGAAGGCTTATTTGCAATAAGAAAAGCGAAATTTCAG GGCTATCCAGCTGTTCGTCCTGAACTGGATCTTGTGGAGCAGGAAGATCAGATAACTCATGAAGTCTCCTTGGATGAGGAGATAGATCCAGAGATTTCCCTTG ATATATTCAAGCCAGACCCCAATTTCTTGGAGAATGAGAAGCGTTATGAAGAGTTGAAGAAATCAATGCTGGGTGAGGAGTCTGAGGATGATGAGGAAGGCTTGGATGCTGAGTCAGATGATGACGATGAAGATGATGACTCTgatgaagaggatgaagaagagaTGCAAATAAAAGATGAAACAGAGACAAATCTTGTTAATCTTCGAAGGACAATATACTTAACAATTATGTCTAGTGTTGATTTTGAGGAAGCTGGTCATAAGCTTCTGAAAATTAAGCTAGAGCCGGGTCAAGAG ATGGAATTGTGCATTATGCTTTTGGAATGTTGCAGCCAAGAGAGAACTTATCTTCGATATTATGGTCTTCTGGGGCAGCGTTTCTGCATGATCAACAAAGTACAccaagaaaattttgaaaagtgtTTTGTGCAGCAGTACTCAATGATTCACCGACTTGAAACAAATAAACTGCGAAATGTGGCAAAGTTTTTTGCTCATTTACTTGGCACAGATGCTCTACCTTGGCATGTTTTATCTTATATACGCTTGACTGAAGAGGACACAACTTCTTCTTCACGTATATTTATTAAGATTCTCTTCCAG GAATTATCAGAACATCTTGGAATCCGACTGCTAAATGAGCGATTAAATGATCTAACAATGCAAGAATCTTTTGAATCCATATTTCCAAAAGATAATCCAAAAAACACACGGTTCTGCATTAACTTCTTTACATCTATTGGTCTTGGTGGTCTTACCGAGAACCTACGTGAGTATTTGAAGAATATGCCACGTCTTATCATGCAACAACAGAAACAAGTTTCAGAATCTGAATCAGATGATGAGTCAGGGAGTTCTGATTCATCAGATTCTGGATCAGCTAGTTCAGACTCAGACTCAGACTCAGCAAGTTCTGATGAAACTGACCGTGCGAGTGACAGAAGACAAAGAAAGCGGAGGAGAAAGTGA